From one Pedobacter faecalis genomic stretch:
- a CDS encoding RagB/SusD family nutrient uptake outer membrane protein, translating to MKKTYIFLVLLAIVASSCKDFLEIKPKGIILPEKLSDYEGLLNAPSMTRTFPINLLDFTDDNLNTFEATVQSPTANGYYWRPILTMNEKASPDVWGPAYRSIYSANVIINGAGSATDGSDLQKQSVIAEALVVRANCYLELLTVFAKAYNPATAASDPGLPLVTSTDVNDKAPPRATLKATLDAIIADLKTAAESLPTTNINRYRATKYAAYGLLSRIFLYMGDFDNAETYTDMALQGTHSILNYNNYATYTLMPVYDLNPEVLWQRAAVSGSPIFMLYSNDLKTYFDSNDIRYSFLTVTNNNGLGRASLPGVYNFGITYPEMHLTRAELLARDGKFNEAMTVINTLRKNRIRTAAYADQMASSAEEALTKVLAERRRELAYSGMRWFDMKRLDQEGRMPDVKRINPKTGVVEATLSPRSPNYTFEIPIRVSAFNPDMELNHK from the coding sequence ATGAAAAAGACATATATATTTCTGGTCCTTCTTGCCATTGTGGCCAGTTCCTGTAAAGATTTCCTGGAAATCAAACCCAAAGGAATCATCCTGCCTGAGAAGCTTTCGGACTATGAAGGATTACTTAATGCGCCCTCTATGACGCGGACTTTTCCTATCAACCTGCTGGATTTTACAGACGACAATTTAAATACCTTTGAAGCAACGGTTCAGTCGCCCACCGCCAACGGCTACTATTGGCGCCCCATCCTCACTATGAATGAGAAGGCTAGTCCGGATGTTTGGGGACCAGCCTACCGCAGCATCTACTCGGCCAATGTAATCATCAACGGCGCGGGCAGCGCCACTGACGGTTCGGACCTGCAGAAACAAAGTGTCATTGCCGAAGCCCTGGTAGTTCGGGCCAATTGTTACCTCGAACTGCTTACCGTTTTTGCCAAGGCGTACAATCCGGCGACTGCTGCAAGCGATCCAGGCCTGCCTCTGGTAACCAGCACAGATGTGAACGACAAAGCTCCTCCGCGCGCTACTCTGAAAGCTACGCTCGACGCGATCATAGCCGATCTCAAAACTGCTGCTGAAAGTCTGCCAACCACTAATATCAACCGGTACAGAGCCACCAAGTATGCAGCGTACGGACTGTTGAGCAGGATCTTTCTGTATATGGGCGACTTCGACAACGCTGAAACCTATACGGATATGGCCCTGCAAGGCACGCACAGCATCCTCAACTATAATAATTACGCTACCTACACCTTAATGCCGGTGTATGATCTTAATCCGGAAGTTTTATGGCAGCGTGCCGCGGTGAGCGGAAGCCCTATTTTCATGCTTTACTCAAACGATCTGAAAACTTATTTTGACAGCAACGACATCCGTTATAGTTTTCTTACGGTTACCAACAACAATGGCCTGGGGCGGGCATCACTGCCGGGGGTCTATAACTTTGGCATTACCTATCCGGAAATGCACCTTACCCGTGCTGAGCTCCTGGCACGCGATGGTAAATTTAATGAGGCCATGACAGTGATAAACACTTTACGGAAAAACCGCATACGTACGGCTGCTTATGCCGACCAGATGGCCAGTTCAGCTGAGGAGGCGCTCACCAAGGTACTCGCCGAACGCCGGCGCGAACTCGCATACAGCGGTATGCGCTGGTTTGATATGAAGCGGCTTGATCAGGAGGGTCGCATGCCTGACGTAAAGCGAATAAACCCTAAAACCGGTGTTGTTGAAGCCACCCTGTCGCCCCGCAGTCCGAACTACACCTTCGAGATTCCCATTCGCGTGAGCGCGTTTAACCCTGACATGGAACTTAACCACAAATAA
- a CDS encoding TlpA family protein disulfide reductase codes for MKALITSVMMMTLTFQGFAQTGKTELTDDLVANKDKALGRFVPLHNGTYLYKFYVIPVPEVEQKLQEYRKAMEPEIAKQKTPALQALARKDVDFHARKVMSWHGGLYGMDSVGMANLEHVMTTKKGDPNFTTLIAEAQKKAFVKTLSPDERKAVMDKVYGDAELDNEALFKRSAAYRTWLGDYITYLRNFKYRQDTTMGWAGMPIVKLKVVKAEIPAGFVQDQLNYQYTTEILKMVKDSAAKESAYRSFMSSSKNAAHRKEIETIYANYKMMAGNALSPDFDYADVDGKRVSLKSLRGKYVYIDVWATWCAPCKAEIPFLQKVEHDYAGKNIEFVSLSVDRLADKSKWVSYVKDNKLGGIQVMADKDFSSDFIKKYNINSIPRFILIDPAGKIVAGDAYRPSDPLLRTQLDKLLN; via the coding sequence ATGAAAGCATTAATCACCAGTGTCATGATGATGACACTTACATTTCAGGGCTTTGCGCAAACAGGCAAAACTGAGCTCACCGATGATCTTGTGGCCAACAAGGACAAAGCCTTAGGGCGTTTCGTGCCCTTACACAACGGCACATACCTGTACAAATTTTACGTGATTCCGGTACCGGAAGTAGAACAAAAGTTACAGGAATACCGGAAAGCGATGGAACCAGAGATCGCCAAACAAAAGACCCCGGCGCTGCAGGCACTCGCGCGCAAGGATGTAGACTTTCATGCCAGGAAGGTCATGAGCTGGCATGGTGGACTGTATGGGATGGATTCTGTAGGTATGGCCAATCTTGAACATGTTATGACCACCAAAAAGGGGGACCCTAATTTTACAACCCTCATCGCGGAAGCCCAAAAGAAGGCTTTCGTTAAAACACTCAGTCCGGATGAGCGAAAAGCAGTTATGGACAAGGTATACGGAGATGCGGAACTCGATAACGAGGCGCTGTTTAAACGGTCTGCCGCCTACCGCACCTGGCTGGGCGACTATATCACCTACCTGAGAAACTTCAAGTACAGACAAGACACGACCATGGGCTGGGCGGGGATGCCCATTGTGAAGCTGAAGGTGGTGAAGGCAGAAATTCCTGCAGGTTTTGTACAGGATCAACTGAACTATCAGTACACCACAGAGATACTGAAAATGGTGAAAGACAGTGCAGCCAAGGAAAGTGCTTACAGAAGTTTCATGAGCAGCTCGAAGAATGCCGCGCATAGGAAGGAGATCGAAACCATCTACGCCAACTACAAAATGATGGCAGGCAATGCCTTGTCGCCCGACTTCGACTATGCCGATGTAGACGGCAAAAGAGTTTCCCTGAAGTCGCTCCGCGGTAAATACGTTTATATCGATGTATGGGCGACCTGGTGTGCACCCTGCAAAGCGGAGATTCCCTTTCTGCAAAAGGTGGAACATGATTACGCAGGAAAAAACATCGAATTCGTGAGTTTGTCGGTTGACCGCCTGGCAGACAAGTCTAAATGGGTAAGTTACGTGAAAGACAATAAACTTGGCGGGATACAGGTGATGGCCGACAAAGATTTCTCCTCAGACTTTATCAAGAAATATAATATCAATTCCATACCACGATTTATTTTGATAGATCCAGCAGGCAAGATCGTTGCAGGGGATGCCTATCGTCCGTCCGACCCTTTGCTACGCACCCAGCTGGATAAACTGCTCAATTAA
- a CDS encoding SusC/RagA family TonB-linked outer membrane protein, protein MKICTKNSCGHPLHLDKLLLIMKITTFLLIVCIMQVSAHSFAQKITYSQKDVSIKQLFREITRQTGYNIFYADSKIDQNRKLDVSFYNASIEEVLNRSFYGQPVVYTIRDKNIIVERQEKSLLQRLTEVFDNINVTGTVRDERGIPLPGATVKIKNTNRIFITNATGGFEFRAVDENAVLVVSYTGYKTKEVPVKAELTISIFPEDEELREVTVSTGYQRISKDQLTGAASTVSEAEYHQREAITGNFLESLEGKVPGLVYNGQTGELSIRGVSTFDAVKQPLIVLDGFPTEIDLRTINPNDIVSISVLRDAAAASIYGVRASNGVIIVETRRGKAGKPAINFNSSYAVQAKPDFGYLNYISAAEFVQLQRENFYISKPTTTLYDLGYYKMNPAQEILFKGPRTGVTNPQLSQEQVDAQLAALGSYSNLQEYQDLFYQQRQARNLNLDVSGGNDRSTYMIGFNYIGERPVNRRSENNQFNLNLANTIQLSSRISADLRGTYTNITNRSGLTPGYGDFFPYERLTDEQGKALAMSLGQGRDYSTKALTTATNNTLQSAGLYDLLYYPYQELASNTTTVRTGSMRFQGRLNGKITDWMNLDLGGNYENQSMLTDRLQTENAYESRWLINSMALRDPANGRALFTNMPKGNILRKNTQKVVNYTLRGQLNFNKSFDGHEHSISGIAGVEQRKTNSDGYLTSFFGYDGQSLIVKPINMGALNATTTPAISFGPSAFGSRFSSNNYFNETSTDRRFNSYYGQGTYIFRSKYVATGSFRIDQSNLFGVDPKYRNKPLWSAGINWRLGEEAFIKKHEWISQLQLRTATGFNGNVPSSNNGAFLILNTALNTAFTTPLTYNEVLTPENQSLRWETTKNYNLGLDYGLFNNRITGSADYYLKKTIDVFGKFDADPTTGFNQYDANTASIENRGLELLINSHNIRGDRFSWRTQLTASFNRNKVLAVKATEFANSQLIAANTNPVQGQPIGALYSYNYGGLNDMGQPYVLDRNGKAHVLTLFSFGAGTDDVTREDMIYSGTTVPKHVLGLNNQFSIGDFDLSFLFMYYGGHVMRVEQPNPNNIGSSSFPLQGAVNFWRNKGDELNTRIPGYTGATSTAPGYYQSSALYGYQYGHEFVRKADYIRLRDVVITYNAKAKFLRDLGLRDTQLRFQAQNPFRYTFSGNDIDPDAIDRLNGVRRLETQPFYSFTLSTNF, encoded by the coding sequence ATGAAAATTTGTACTAAGAACTCGTGCGGGCATCCCCTGCACCTGGACAAATTACTGCTGATCATGAAAATCACCACATTTCTATTAATCGTTTGCATAATGCAGGTCAGCGCCCACAGTTTTGCGCAAAAGATCACATACTCCCAAAAGGATGTAAGCATAAAGCAGCTCTTTCGGGAAATTACCAGGCAGACCGGATACAACATCTTTTACGCAGATTCTAAAATAGACCAGAACAGGAAACTGGACGTCAGTTTTTACAATGCCTCTATCGAGGAAGTCCTGAACCGTAGCTTTTACGGTCAGCCTGTGGTATACACGATACGGGACAAGAATATCATCGTAGAGCGTCAGGAAAAATCCTTACTGCAACGGCTTACAGAGGTATTCGACAATATTAATGTGACGGGTACTGTGCGCGACGAACGCGGCATCCCGCTTCCGGGGGCAACCGTCAAAATAAAGAATACGAACCGGATATTCATTACCAACGCCACAGGCGGGTTTGAGTTCAGGGCCGTAGATGAAAATGCCGTCTTGGTTGTCTCTTATACCGGCTATAAAACCAAAGAGGTACCCGTAAAAGCGGAGTTGACTATTTCCATATTCCCGGAAGACGAAGAGCTTAGAGAGGTGACCGTGTCTACCGGCTATCAGCGGATCAGCAAAGATCAGCTCACCGGGGCGGCTTCAACCGTAAGTGAGGCCGAATACCATCAGCGCGAGGCGATTACAGGCAATTTCCTGGAAAGTCTGGAGGGGAAGGTGCCAGGATTGGTGTACAACGGACAAACCGGAGAACTGAGCATTCGTGGCGTTTCTACTTTTGATGCCGTGAAGCAGCCTTTGATCGTATTGGATGGATTTCCTACAGAGATTGATCTCCGCACCATAAACCCGAACGACATTGTGTCCATATCGGTGTTAAGGGATGCCGCAGCGGCCTCTATTTATGGAGTAAGGGCTTCTAACGGTGTGATCATTGTGGAAACAAGGAGGGGAAAAGCCGGAAAACCGGCCATTAATTTCAATAGCTCTTACGCTGTTCAGGCTAAACCCGACTTCGGCTACCTGAATTACATCTCGGCCGCCGAATTCGTACAGCTTCAACGGGAGAACTTTTATATCTCAAAGCCTACCACAACGTTGTACGATCTGGGTTACTACAAAATGAACCCGGCGCAGGAAATCCTATTTAAAGGGCCCCGGACAGGCGTAACCAATCCCCAACTGAGCCAGGAGCAAGTAGATGCACAACTCGCCGCCCTCGGCTCGTACAGTAATCTGCAGGAATATCAGGACCTGTTCTACCAGCAGCGCCAGGCCCGTAACCTTAATCTCGATGTAAGCGGGGGAAACGACCGCAGCACTTATATGATAGGCTTCAATTATATCGGAGAAAGGCCTGTAAACCGCCGGTCGGAGAACAACCAGTTTAACCTTAACCTGGCCAATACCATACAGCTGTCGAGCCGTATCAGTGCCGACCTGAGAGGGACTTATACCAATATAACAAACCGGTCGGGCCTGACGCCCGGCTATGGCGACTTTTTCCCCTATGAAAGGTTGACAGACGAGCAGGGGAAGGCTCTGGCTATGTCGCTCGGACAAGGTCGCGATTACTCCACTAAGGCGTTGACCACGGCAACCAACAATACGCTCCAATCGGCCGGACTTTACGATCTCCTTTATTACCCTTACCAGGAACTGGCCTCGAATACAACCACGGTACGCACGGGTTCCATGCGTTTTCAGGGACGGCTTAACGGGAAGATCACAGACTGGATGAACCTGGACCTGGGTGGCAATTATGAAAATCAAAGCATGCTGACCGACAGGCTCCAGACGGAAAACGCCTATGAGTCGCGCTGGCTGATCAATTCTATGGCGCTTCGCGACCCGGCCAACGGCAGGGCACTGTTTACAAATATGCCTAAAGGAAATATCCTGAGAAAAAACACGCAGAAAGTGGTCAACTACACCCTGCGCGGCCAACTTAATTTCAATAAAAGTTTTGATGGCCACGAGCACAGCATCTCAGGAATCGCGGGTGTAGAGCAGAGAAAAACAAACTCAGACGGATACCTGACCTCTTTCTTTGGGTACGACGGGCAATCGCTCATCGTGAAGCCGATCAATATGGGTGCGTTAAACGCAACAACCACGCCTGCCATCTCTTTCGGGCCATCGGCGTTCGGCTCCCGATTCAGCAGCAACAATTATTTTAATGAAACCTCTACCGACCGCCGTTTCAATTCATACTATGGTCAGGGCACTTATATCTTTAGATCGAAATATGTGGCAACCGGAAGTTTTCGTATCGACCAGTCCAATCTTTTTGGCGTAGATCCAAAATACCGCAACAAGCCACTGTGGTCGGCCGGCATCAACTGGCGCCTTGGGGAGGAAGCCTTTATCAAAAAACACGAATGGATCAGCCAGCTGCAGCTTCGTACGGCAACAGGTTTCAATGGAAACGTGCCGAGCAGCAACAACGGTGCCTTCCTGATCCTGAACACGGCGCTGAACACGGCCTTTACTACGCCGCTGACCTACAACGAGGTGCTCACACCGGAAAACCAGTCGCTAAGATGGGAAACAACCAAAAATTACAATCTGGGGCTCGATTATGGCTTGTTTAATAACCGCATTACGGGCTCGGCAGATTATTACCTTAAAAAAACGATCGATGTTTTCGGCAAGTTTGATGCCGACCCGACAACGGGCTTTAACCAGTACGACGCCAATACGGCTTCTATCGAGAACCGGGGACTGGAACTGCTGATCAACAGCCACAACATTCGCGGCGATCGCTTTTCCTGGAGAACACAGCTAACAGCCTCTTTTAACCGCAACAAAGTACTTGCCGTTAAAGCAACGGAGTTTGCCAACTCACAGCTTATTGCGGCTAACACGAACCCTGTTCAGGGCCAGCCGATCGGAGCGCTGTATAGCTATAACTATGGTGGTTTGAATGATATGGGTCAGCCTTACGTGCTGGATCGCAACGGCAAAGCACACGTGCTTACCCTTTTCAGTTTCGGCGCAGGCACAGACGATGTGACCAGGGAAGACATGATTTACAGCGGGACAACAGTACCGAAACATGTGCTCGGTTTAAACAACCAGTTTAGCATTGGCGACTTCGATCTTTCCTTCCTGTTTATGTATTATGGCGGCCACGTCATGCGCGTAGAACAGCCTAACCCAAACAACATTGGCAGCAGCAGTTTTCCGCTTCAGGGTGCGGTAAATTTCTGGCGCAATAAAGGCGACGAACTGAACACCCGAATACCGGGATATACCGGAGCCACCAGTACGGCGCCCGGCTATTATCAGTCGTCTGCACTATATGGCTACCAGTATGGGCATGAATTTGTACGCAAGGCCGATTACATTCGTTTACGCGACGTGGTCATCACTTACAACGCCAAAGCTAAGTTTCTGCGGGATCTCGGGCTAAGAGACACCCAGCTTCGTTTTCAGGCGCAGAACCCATTCCGCTATACCTTCAGCGGAAATGATATAGATCCGGACGCGATCGACAGGCTTAACGGGGTGCGCCGCCTGGAAACTCAGCCTTTCTACAGCTTTACCTTATCCACCAATTTTTAA
- a CDS encoding FecR family protein — MKNNPRLHHLIDSYLRGGLSQLDRAELLSYFEDPAYRTEIEDRLGFEYERETGGQEMSAGMQEQTLAQIFGRKHTAVMPTRRTWKIWSRPAIAAAIALILFGAGLFYYNAGFHQTVFRQSTYRNDIDPGTSGATLTLANGRKIRLSDAANGELATEAGVVISKTADNQLVYEIKGQASDGKATNVLSTAKGETYQVRLPDGSMVWMNAASTLTYPANLGRQEKRMVKFEGEGYFDIAKDKDHPFVIESRNQQIEVLGTQFNINSYADEPLTRTTLVEGSVSVNGSTRLSPNQQARVGKSDITVVYVRPETYTDWKNGIFNFENEPLQSVMRKIARWYDVQVDYASAPAAGKTYSGTISKYAKISAVLTLLEESEGIHFKVDGRKVTVIN, encoded by the coding sequence ATGAAAAACAATCCAAGACTTCATCACTTGATTGACAGCTACCTTCGGGGCGGCCTGTCTCAACTGGACCGCGCCGAGTTACTCAGTTATTTTGAGGACCCGGCATACCGGACGGAAATCGAAGACCGGCTTGGCTTTGAATATGAACGGGAGACTGGCGGTCAGGAAATGAGCGCGGGGATGCAGGAGCAGACCCTGGCGCAGATATTCGGTCGCAAACATACCGCTGTAATGCCCACACGACGGACATGGAAAATATGGAGCAGACCGGCTATCGCCGCTGCCATAGCATTGATCCTTTTCGGGGCCGGACTCTTTTACTACAATGCAGGCTTTCATCAAACAGTATTTAGACAAAGTACTTACAGGAACGATATTGACCCGGGTACCAGCGGTGCTACACTGACCCTTGCCAACGGAAGAAAAATCAGACTCTCTGACGCAGCCAATGGCGAACTCGCCACGGAGGCGGGGGTGGTCATCAGTAAGACGGCTGACAACCAGCTGGTTTATGAAATAAAAGGACAGGCTTCGGACGGGAAAGCAACGAATGTATTGTCGACCGCCAAAGGTGAAACTTACCAGGTGCGCCTACCGGACGGGTCGATGGTTTGGATGAATGCAGCCTCTACGCTGACTTATCCGGCCAACCTGGGCAGGCAGGAAAAACGGATGGTAAAATTTGAAGGCGAGGGCTATTTTGATATTGCCAAAGACAAGGACCACCCCTTCGTAATAGAAAGCCGAAACCAACAGATCGAAGTGCTGGGTACGCAGTTTAACATCAATAGTTATGCGGATGAACCTCTCACCCGCACCACCCTGGTGGAAGGTTCCGTAAGTGTCAACGGCAGCACCAGGCTGAGCCCTAATCAGCAGGCCAGGGTCGGTAAGTCGGACATTACCGTGGTTTATGTAAGGCCAGAAACGTATACCGACTGGAAGAACGGCATCTTCAACTTTGAAAATGAACCCCTGCAATCGGTGATGCGAAAAATTGCCCGCTGGTACGATGTGCAGGTAGACTACGCCTCAGCACCAGCCGCCGGCAAGACCTACAGCGGTACGATTTCTAAATATGCGAAGATTTCGGCCGTACTGACGCTCCTGGAAGAAAGTGAAGGCATCCATTTCAAAGTGGACGGAAGAAAAGTAACTGTAATTAACTAA
- a CDS encoding NAD(P)H-dependent oxidoreductase, which produces MSVIEALQWRYAVKKMNGAPVEQEKVDQIIKAAHLAPTSSGLQPFEIIVITDKELKEKIRPIAFDQSQITDCSHLLVFAAWDNYTEQRIRTVFAHTNAERGLPESATEDYVKRLLSLYTIRSAEENFQHAARQSYIAFGAAIIEAATLKVDATPMEGFNAAELDALLGLREKGLKSTTILPLGYRDTENDWLVNLKKVRKPLDSFVTVLS; this is translated from the coding sequence ATGAGTGTAATAGAAGCTTTGCAATGGCGGTATGCCGTTAAAAAAATGAACGGCGCACCTGTTGAGCAGGAAAAAGTCGACCAGATCATAAAGGCAGCCCACCTGGCGCCTACATCCTCAGGCTTGCAACCGTTTGAAATTATCGTTATTACCGATAAGGAACTTAAAGAAAAGATCAGACCGATAGCCTTCGATCAATCGCAAATCACTGACTGTTCGCATTTACTCGTGTTTGCGGCCTGGGATAATTATACGGAGCAACGAATCAGAACGGTATTTGCGCATACCAATGCCGAACGGGGCCTGCCGGAATCGGCTACGGAAGACTACGTTAAACGCCTGCTGTCGTTATATACTATAAGGTCTGCGGAAGAAAACTTCCAGCATGCGGCACGGCAGTCGTACATCGCATTTGGTGCGGCCATCATTGAAGCCGCAACTTTGAAAGTAGATGCCACCCCCATGGAAGGTTTCAATGCAGCTGAGCTCGACGCATTGCTCGGATTGAGGGAAAAGGGACTAAAAAGCACCACCATTCTGCCGCTGGGTTATCGCGATACCGAAAACGACTGGCTCGTGAACCTTAAAAAGGTACGCAAACCGCTCGATAGTTTTGTCACTGTGCTATCATAG
- a CDS encoding carboxypeptidase regulatory-like domain-containing protein — protein MRIFRVIIAAIILLAGINYSTQAQQDSIVLSKIIDKSKELSESRPVERAYVHFDKPYYSVADTVWLKGYVTMEQNLPTQLSKIMYVEVINSRDSLVQTLKLPLVNGVAEGSIPLNQGTYRQGNYHFRAYTLWMLNFDHAHLFTRTIPVGEAIDKELITHFSYKNTQTDKSQLIDATLQFKSAENMPLPNKQVTWEVNSNFDVVSKGKGTTDQNGILKIKIDPRKNGPITDGELVTRLEIASDDILTKSFKLAPVKNEYDLQFFPEGGELISGIPLKVGFKAINAAGLGADIKGTVTDGGGATVLQIASSHLGMGSFMFTPEEGKSYKASVNFPDGSTKTYDLPKVVAAGATVQVDNTDPLTLQVKILANNTYFSVNKNKTLFLVGTHGGVICYAAKTKLNSQLISAKIPKETFPSGIMQITLFSESGQPISERLAFNNPSPQVKVELKTDLAAYRPRQKVKLSVTAKNGADPMDGNYSVSVTDDQKVPVDEDAEVTIYSSLLLTNDLKGYVEKPNYYFNKPDEKKLSDLDVLLLTQGYRRFNFKEALTAQFPPIAVLPEQDMRVTGTLRDRTGMPVRKGALRLTVTDSRISAETVTSPTGTFAFPNLVIPDSSEVVINAKYSAGGSSLMILLDGQPAAPAFKNLHPQTETINIDSALAPYLDNSKRKYSYLRTLKEVKIEGTKIKRPSHSDHPSLTSLGNINVTVVEGDRFKNFASIAQAMQNSLNGVTFFQNNFYVSRDYNAGSRIPMQIFLNGAPIDFTGLMAVLPEEVENVEIFLKDELGTIDRLYNTRGVLVVNTKKPVKGQKISVQDLRNMIPEANLLKFSPKGFARQREFYSPKYVNPANTYNFNDLRTTIYWNPKVITGAGGTSAMEYYNADGNGTYRVVIEGIDKNGQVSRSVHRYTVK, from the coding sequence ATGAGGATATTCAGAGTCATCATAGCTGCCATCATTCTGCTGGCCGGCATAAACTATTCCACACAAGCTCAGCAGGACAGCATCGTTCTGAGCAAAATCATCGACAAGTCCAAAGAACTATCGGAGAGCAGGCCGGTTGAGCGGGCATATGTCCATTTCGATAAACCTTACTACAGCGTGGCTGACACAGTATGGCTCAAAGGTTATGTCACCATGGAACAGAACCTGCCTACACAGCTCAGCAAAATCATGTATGTGGAGGTGATCAACAGTCGCGATTCACTGGTTCAAACACTTAAGCTGCCATTGGTTAATGGGGTAGCGGAGGGCAGCATTCCGCTGAATCAGGGCACCTACCGCCAAGGCAATTATCACTTTCGCGCTTACACGCTGTGGATGCTGAACTTTGATCATGCGCATTTGTTTACGCGTACCATCCCGGTTGGAGAAGCGATAGATAAAGAGCTGATCACCCATTTCAGCTACAAGAATACGCAAACCGACAAAAGTCAGCTTATAGATGCTACCCTGCAGTTTAAGAGTGCGGAGAACATGCCTTTGCCGAACAAGCAGGTTACCTGGGAAGTCAATTCCAACTTTGACGTAGTGAGCAAAGGCAAGGGCACAACCGACCAGAACGGCATACTGAAAATCAAGATCGATCCGCGTAAAAACGGCCCGATCACCGACGGCGAACTCGTCACCCGCCTGGAGATTGCCAGCGACGACATCCTGACGAAATCTTTCAAACTGGCCCCGGTGAAAAATGAGTACGACCTTCAGTTTTTCCCCGAAGGAGGTGAACTGATCAGCGGCATCCCGCTTAAAGTTGGTTTTAAAGCGATCAATGCCGCCGGACTGGGTGCCGACATAAAAGGAACAGTAACAGACGGCGGCGGTGCTACCGTGTTGCAGATAGCATCATCCCATCTGGGCATGGGTTCCTTCATGTTTACGCCCGAGGAAGGTAAAAGCTACAAAGCCAGCGTCAACTTCCCGGATGGCTCTACCAAAACCTATGATTTGCCGAAAGTAGTGGCTGCAGGAGCTACGGTACAGGTAGACAATACCGACCCGCTAACGCTTCAGGTTAAGATACTGGCCAACAACACCTATTTTTCCGTCAACAAGAACAAGACACTTTTCCTCGTGGGTACCCACGGAGGGGTGATTTGTTATGCCGCAAAAACCAAACTCAACAGTCAGCTCATCAGTGCAAAAATACCGAAGGAGACCTTTCCATCCGGCATTATGCAGATCACCCTGTTTTCTGAAAGCGGTCAGCCCATCAGCGAACGCCTGGCGTTCAACAACCCCTCCCCACAGGTTAAGGTGGAACTGAAGACTGATCTGGCTGCCTACAGGCCCCGGCAGAAGGTAAAACTCAGCGTGACCGCGAAAAATGGGGCTGACCCGATGGACGGGAACTATTCCGTATCGGTAACCGACGACCAGAAGGTACCTGTAGATGAGGATGCTGAGGTGACCATTTACAGTTCCCTGCTGCTCACCAATGATCTGAAAGGCTATGTGGAAAAGCCGAACTACTATTTCAATAAGCCTGATGAAAAGAAGCTGTCAGATCTTGATGTCCTGCTGCTCACTCAAGGTTACCGCAGGTTCAATTTTAAGGAAGCGCTCACCGCGCAATTCCCGCCAATCGCTGTGTTGCCTGAGCAGGATATGCGTGTTACGGGTACCCTGCGCGACAGGACTGGTATGCCTGTAAGAAAAGGTGCGCTACGTCTTACGGTAACCGACTCGCGTATTTCAGCGGAGACAGTAACCAGTCCTACCGGCACATTTGCTTTCCCGAACCTTGTTATTCCCGACTCTTCCGAGGTGGTGATCAATGCCAAATACAGCGCCGGCGGATCCAGCCTGATGATCTTGCTCGACGGTCAGCCTGCGGCACCTGCCTTCAAGAATCTTCACCCGCAGACTGAGACCATAAATATTGATAGCGCCCTGGCACCGTATCTCGATAACAGTAAGCGAAAATACAGCTATTTGAGAACCCTGAAGGAGGTGAAGATCGAAGGAACGAAAATCAAACGTCCAAGCCACAGTGATCATCCGTCTTTAACCAGTCTGGGCAATATCAATGTCACAGTGGTAGAAGGCGATCGATTTAAAAACTTCGCTTCAATTGCTCAGGCCATGCAAAACTCTTTAAATGGCGTAACTTTCTTTCAGAACAACTTCTATGTAAGCCGCGATTATAATGCAGGCAGCCGCATACCTATGCAGATCTTCCTGAACGGGGCACCGATTGATTTCACGGGACTGATGGCAGTCTTACCTGAGGAGGTTGAAAACGTAGAGATCTTTTTAAAAGACGAACTCGGCACGATCGACCGTTTGTATAACACCCGCGGCGTATTGGTGGTAAACACGAAGAAGCCGGTGAAGGGGCAGAAGATCAGTGTACAAGACCTGAGAAATATGATCCCGGAGGCCAACCTGCTTAAGTTTTCTCCTAAGGGCTTTGCCCGTCAGCGGGAGTTCTACTCACCAAAATATGTAAACCCGGCCAACACCTATAATTTCAATGATTTGCGGACAACCATCTACTGGAACCCGAAGGTGATTACCGGCGCTGGCGGAACGAGCGCCATGGAATACTATAATGCCGATGGCAACGGAACGTACCGCGTGGTGATCGAAGGGATAGACAAGAACGGCCAGGTTAGCCGTTCTGTGCATCGGTACACGGTTAAATAA